A region from the Anoplolepis gracilipes chromosome 2, ASM4749672v1, whole genome shotgun sequence genome encodes:
- the Dlg5 gene encoding disks large homolog 5 isoform X4: MVHLTWDKCNSSELKKKYTKCRCEHTMKELEYYRGQHIAVMNQLEATSQESSALRAKYSDLANDKQRLDREVQTLQKELSELQRIQNQDVLVSDAAGNDAMNQHYLSALRKYEAVKDEYDSLRKRYDDLIASHSSTVNKLELSQEEGKRLKKQYDTVLEERNSATRERNGLKQQCTAAIRQWDIALRERNEYREALAKVQQQHEEAVKEINQAMVLRMKASKDMKRLTEERNAALQEYSLIMGERDTVHKEIEKLGDDLTQAYSKVTHLETQNKQLMDEKKTLSYQMETLKREISSALQDRDEALKLCNELQQKFGEYTSEGASRDYKHRLELNSLSRERDSVNKEAEKETNPRDYATRDKQRMDNLEQANLELDKLRKTVDTLQVELEEAIQEAEVSKRRRDWAFSERDKIVLEREGIRSLCDRLRKERDRAVSELAGALRDSDDIKKQRNEASKELKDLKEKIEFSDHALRTSQLAQIDESNDWEMIPIHVEPGRICLDSDRDDLGLILVGGRDNPYYPNDTGVYVAQVAQGSAFDGKLRLNDCIVRVNNVDCTSVSTRVILETLRSSTVNPATLIVKRRRMTRRPLRTTQLSIGTVPHGITLELGIYISKISPGSLAAKDGNLAVGDRVLNINSKPMDTVTTAHEAMAILNDDTVDVLTITTLKGISIASAASSETVTIDGFVEKQKMVNSCSQTEQERMMLKASSDDYERRYLSTNFADRNVYKAAKSVSGEKSSGISNAWDNFREKIDIVRGRKHSKERDDNNKKKSHRNSSPNTFEQEQDAIAELDSVIDSYHKKASNSNNGVLKRSKRRNTEKVEKNGGTWPKARGVPLIQNGTGTILHPRKSKERFPLSAFLPKYDNYNYNRISNPISLTNFSNVNNRHTVYKAVETPLPTFTKTGQQLFNQKSSSPSFTPAVQFKDIPLDGGSKKPPSTEFESSASETGRLGSGLAPSETSIDFSVKSGGVSRDLDLFFATKRPQKYTSGVGGSSSDTQMTTDTLQHNRVHSQLYSSGIGGSSTSAASTTSGPASRQPGNFPFPSHHPYVTSSHSHPHSTQHQNHSLPSRYPSPPSLPSAQSGESIGLPDARTYCFEPPYSPGPGSQTTVTPVATFGHLHTPSVDLHYHKSRALTLGIPCDTSTYGHAYEGGTLPGRKEDQRIRIPSNTSVTSKSSVGKLSTGSIERTSERGSPMPTFHVEVLSPGAGSTSGTESSGGTVRGSNQHKRASMPDYCYSQSRPAPGELRRVHIDKSVEPLGIQISCLNSGGVFVSTVHEHSLAAQVGLQIGDQLLEVCGINMRSATYQLAANVLRQCGNSITMLVQYSPDKYTELEAGSSSSSSEAGDGAAARSHSGSPTPCNSPEAPRKSTMETLEPVEPERDTTTITITTTSAAATATAVTTAAPVMSSLRVERDMRPSASLDVRSTQERQREMRPSASLDINIRKPELRSAATLDRLSRAQLQRQTAMRSPTQEELNRKPPPPTGEPRYLQIETRKCSNLGISLVGGNGVGIFVHSVQPGCLAEGAGLFAGDRILEYNGVDLRQATAEQAALELARPADKVTLIAQYMPERYNEVKDKPGDSFYVKALFDRTAEVGDSLQLRFSKDDILYVDNTMFNGTPGHWRAWIVDQTGRRQTCGIIPSKFKVEEELLLRRSLGDLEQDAGKRSNTSARRSFFRRKKQQPRSASSRDSTKEISSHLTGVNLGWYSDSGTLNEDTLPASYQRVERLDYPTLRPVLIIGPLSECVVTKLLQDYPGQFTRCLAEAMHCSQSTLEQGLRDSLYIDYRKKGSYFECTTVQAVKDICEKNTHCILDVSMASIERLHRHQIYPIVLLIKFKDRTQIKEVKDSRYPSDKISTKAAKEMFEHALKIEAEYKHYISAVIPAGVSVAYICTQVKASVDEEQSKALWVPRGGP; encoded by the exons GATAAATGCAATTCaagtgaattaaaaaaaaaatatacaaaatgcaGGTGTGAGCATACTATGAAGGAATTGGAGTATTATCGCGGGCAACATATAGCAGTCATGAATCAATTGGAAGCTACATCTCAAGAGAGCTCCGCGTTACGGGCGAAATATAGTGATCTTGCAAATGACAAGCAACGACTGGACCGGGAGGTGCAGACTTTACAAAAGGAACTGTCGGAATTGCAGCGCATACAGAACCAGGATGTTCTCGTCTCCGATGCCGCCGGCAATGATGCTATGAATCAACATTATCTATCTGCGTTACGAAAATACGAAGCTGTTAAGGACGAATACGATTCTCTCAGGAAGCGATACGACGATTTGATTGCGTCGCATTCCTCTACAGTTAATAAG TTAGAGTTATCGCAAGAGGAAGGTAAGAGGCTCAAGAAACAATACGACACCGTCTTGGAAGAGCGTAACAGCGCGACCCGTGAGCGCAACGGTCTGAAACAACAGTGTACCGCCGCGATCCGTCAGTGGGACATTGCattaagagaaagaaacgaGTATCGCGAAGCGCTTGCCAAGGTGCAGCAGCAGCACGAGGAAGCGGTGAAGGAGATCAACCAGGCGATGGTGCTGCGCATGAAAGCCAGCAAGGATATGAAACGACTTACCGAGGAACGAAACGCCGCTCTGCAGGAATACAGTTTAATTATGGGAGAACGAGACACAGTGCACAAGGAGATCGAGAAGTTGGGCGACGATCTCACGCAAGCGTATTCTAAAGTCACGCATCTGGAAACGCAGAACAAGCAGCTCATGGATGaa AAGAAAACGTTGTCTTATCAAATGGAGACGTTAAAGAGAGAGATCTCGTCCGCTTTGCAAGACAGGGACGAGGCTCTGAAGCTGTGCAATGAGTTGCAACAGAAATTCGGCGAATACACCAGCGAAGGTGCCAGCAGAGACTACAAGCATCGTTTGGAGTTGAACTCGCTCAGTCGCGAACGCGATAGCGTTAACAAAGAAGCCGAAAAGGAGACAAACCCGAGGGATTACGCGACACGGGATAAGCAGCGCATGGACAATCTGGAGCAGGCCAACCTGGAGTTGGATAAACTCAGAAAAACCGTGGATACGCTACAGGTGGAGCTCGAGGAGGCCATTCAAGAAGCCGAAGTAtcgaaaagaagaagagactGGGCTTTCAGTGAACGCGACAAGATAGTGTTGGAGCGAGAAGGCATAAGAAGTTTGTGCGACAGATTGCGAAAGGAACGCGATCGCGCCGTTTCCGAACTGGCTGGCGCTCTGCGCGACTCCGATGACATCAAAAAGCAACGAAACGAGGCGTCAAAGGAGTTGAAGGATTTGAAGGAAAAGATCGAGTTCAGTGATCATGCGTTGCGAACCAGCCAGTTGGCGCAGATCGATGAGAGCAACGATTGGGAGATGATTCCGATCCACGTGGAGCCCGGTAGAATTTGCTTAGATTCAGATCGCGACGATCTGGGATTAATTCTCGTCGGCGGCCGCGATAATCCGTACTATCCAAATGACACCGGTGTTTATGTCGCACAAGTGGCGCAGGGTAGCGCTTTCGACGGTAAGCTACGGCTAAACGATTGCATCGTGCGTGTGAACAACGTCGACTGCACATCCGTGTCGACGCGTGTGATCCTGGAAACTTTGCGTTCGTCTACCGTGAATCCGGCAACCCTGATCGTGAAACGACGCCGGATGACCAGGCGACCATTGAGAACCACGCAGTTGTCAATCGGCACAGTGCCACATGGCATCACTCTGGAACTCGGAATTTACATCTCGAAGATATCGCCTGGCAGTTTAGCCGCCAAGGATGGAAACCTTGCCGTAGGAGATAGAGTATTAAAC attaatagtAAACCGATGGATACTGTTACTACGGCGCACGAAGCGATGGCAATCTTAAACGATGATACCGTAGATGTGTTAACGATCACGACATTAAAGGGTATTTCGATAGCGTCTGCCGCCAGCTCGGAAACAGTCACGATAGATGGTTTTGTGGAGAAGCAAAAAATGGTAAACAGCTGCTCGCAAACCGAGCAGGAGAGAATGATGTTGAAAGCTTCGTCGGACGACTACGAGAGGCGATATCTGTCGACGAATTTCGCCGACCGAAATGTTTATAAAGCCGCAAAATCTGTGAGCGGCGAAAAGTCGAGCGGCATCAGCAACGCTTGGGACAACTTCCGGGAGAAGATTGACATAGTACGGGGACGCAAGCACAGTAAGGAGCGCGATGACAACAACAAGAAGAAGAGCCACCGCAATTCTAGTCCGAACACGTTCGAGCAGGAGCAGGATGCGATAGCAGAACTCGACTCGGTGATCGACAGCTATCACAAGAAGGCGAGCAACAGTAACAACGGCGTACTGAAACGCAGCAAGCGACGCAACACAGAGAAGGTCGAGAAGAACGGCGGCACGTGGCCGAAGGCGCGTGGCGTGCCCCTCATACAAAATGGGACCGGTACTATATTGCACCCACGCAAATCGAAAGAACGTTTCCCCCTCAGTGCATTCTTACCGAAAtacgataattataattataatcgtaTTTCCAATCCCATTTCCCTCACCAACTTTTCCAATGTCAATAATCGTCATACCGTTTACAAAGCAGTGGAGACGCCGCTACCGACCTTCACCAAGACCGGACAGCAGCTCTTTAATCAGAAGTCGTCATCCCCGTCGTTCACTCCGGCGGTGCAGTTCAAGGACATCCCGCTCGACGGCGGCAGCAAGAAGCCACCGTCGACGGAATTCGAGAGCAGCGCCTCGGAGACTGGACGACTCGGTTCCGGGCTGGCGCCGTCCGAGACCAGCATCGACTTCTCGGTCAAGTCCGGCGGCGTCAGCCGCGATCTCGACTTGTTCTTTGCGACCAAACGGCCGCAGAAGTATACAAGCGGCGTCGGTGGCAGCAGCAGCGACACGCAAATGACGACGGACACGCTGCAGCACAATCGCGTGCACTCGCAGCTTTATTCGTCGGGTATCGGCGGCTCGTCTACGTCCGCCGCATCGACCACCAGCGGCCCGGCGTCTCGGCAACCCGGTAACTTTCCGTTTCCCTCGCATCATCCGTACGTCACGTCTTCGCACTCCCATCCGCATTCTACGCAGCACCAGAATCACTCCTTACCCTCGCGTTATCCATCGCCGCCGTCGCTGCCGTCCGCGCAGTCCGGCGAATCGATAGGCTTGCCTGACGCACGTACCTACTGTTTCGAGCCCCCGTACAGTCCCGGACCAGGTTCGCAGACCACAGTGACCCCGGTGGCCACCTTTGGCCATCTGCACACTCCCTCCGTAGATCTGCACTATCACAAGTCGCGCGCACTGACGCTCGGTATACCCTGCGACACGTCCACTTATGGACACGCATACGAAGGCGGCACCCTGCCAGGTCGAAAGGAAGATCAGCGGATTCGCATACCGTCCAACACCAGCGTTACATCCAAGAGCAGTGTCGGCAAATTGTCCACCGGTAGCATAGAGAGAACGTCAGAGCGAGGCAGTCCGATGCCGACATTCCACGTAGAAGTGTTGAGCCCTGGCGCTGGCAGCACCAGTGGGACCGAAAGCAGCGGTGGCACCGTGAGAGGAAGCAATCAGCATAAGCGCGCCAGTATGCCGGATTACTGTTACTCGCAATCGCGTCCGGCACCTGGGGAATTGCGCAGAGTGCACATAGACAAGTCCGTGGAACCGCTGGGCATCCAAATCTCATGTCTGAATAGTGGCGGTGTGTTCGTGTCCACCGTGCATGAGCACAGCTTGGCAGCGCAGGTTGGTCTACAGATTGGCGATCAGTTGCTAGAGGTTTGCGGCATCAACATGCGGAGCGCGACCTATCAGCTGGCTGCCAATGTTCTACGTCAGTGCGGTAACTCGATTACAATGCTGGTGCAGTATAGTCCGGACA AATACACCGAATTAGAGGCGGGTTCATCCTCGAGCTCGTCGGAAGCTGGCGACGGAGCCGCGGCCAGAAGTCACAGTGGTTCACCGACACCGTGTAACAGTCCGGAAGCGCCGCGAAAGAGCACGATGGAAACGTTGGAGCCTGTGGAACCGGAGCGCGACACTACTACCATTACCATCACCACTACGTcagccgccgccaccgccaccgccgtcACTACCGCCGCACCCGTCATGAGCTCACTACGTGTCGAGCGGGACATGCGGCCGTCCGCCTCGTTGGACGTGAGGAGCACGCAAGAGCGACAGCGCGAGATGCGACCATCCGCGTCGCTGGACATCAACATTCGCAAGCCGGAACTACGCAGCGCTGCCACGCTGGATCGTTTGAGCCGTGCGCAATTGCAGCGGCAAACCGCGATGAGAAGTCCCACGCAGGAGGAGTTGAACCGGAAACCACCACCGCCGACTGGCGAGCCTAGATATCTGCAGATCGAAACCAGGAAATGCTCGAATCTCGGTATATCTCTGGTGGGCGGAAATGGCGTTGGTATCTTTGTGCATTCCGTTCAACCGGGTTGTCTTGCCGAAGGAGCCGGCCTATTTGCCGGCGATCGAATCCTGGAATATAACGGCGTGGATTTGAGACAGGCGACCGCTGAGCAAGCCGCCCTCGAGTTAGCTCGACCGGCGGATAAGGTGACCCTGATCGCCCAGTACATGCCCGAACGGTATAACGAGGTGAAGGACAAACCGGGCGATAGTTTCTACGTGAAGGCGTTGTTCGATCGAACCGCTGAGGTGGGCGACAGTCTGCAACTGCGTTTCAGCAAGGATGACATTCTATATGTGGATAACACTATGTTTAACGGCACGCCAGGCCATTGGCGTGCTTGGATAGTCGATCAGACCGGCCGTAGACAAACTTGTGGGATAATCCCTAGCAAATTTAA agTAGAAGAAGAGCTGCTCTTACGACGCTCTCTGGGCGACTTAGAACAGGATGCTGGCAAACGTAGCAATACGAGTGCAAGGAGAAGCTTCTTCCGACGGAAGAAGCAGCAACCACGTTCGGCCAGTAGTAGAGACAGCACCAAGGAAATATCGTCGCATCTCACCGGAGTCAACTTGGGATGGTACAGCGATAGTGGAACGTTGAACGAAGATACTCTTCCGGCGAGTTATCAACGTGTGGAGAGACTCGATT atCCTACCTTGAGACCTGTGCTGATAATCGGTCCTCTTAGCGAATGCGTAGTAACGAAACTTCTGCAGGATTATCCAGGACAGTTTACTAGATGTCTAGCGGAAGCAATGCATTGCTCGCAGTCGACTTTGGAGCAAGGCTTGCGCGATTCGCTCTACATAGATTACAGGAAAAAAGGCAGCTACTTTGAATGCACAACTGTACAAGCCGTTAAAGATATATGCGAGAAg AATACACACTGTATTTTGGATGTATCGATGGCTTCCATCGAGAGGCTTCACAGACATCAAATTTATCCTATcgttttgttgataaaattcaAGGATAGAACACAAATTAAAGAGGTAAAAGATTCCAGATATCCGAGCGACAAAATCAGTACAAAAGCCGCAAAGGAAATGTTTGAGCATGCCCTTAAGATAGAAGCAGAATATAAGCACTATATTTCTG ccGTGATTCCGGCAGGCGTGAGCGTGGCGTATATATGCACGCAAGTGAAAGCCTCGGTAGATGAGGAACAAAGCAAAGCGCTGTGGGTTCCTAGAGGGGGTCCCTGA